CAGCGCCGTGTACCTGGCGGAATACGCCCGCGAAGGCCGGCTGCTGAACCTGGTTCGCACCGGCATCGAGGTCCTGGCCGGGGTGCCCACGGTGGTGTTCGGGCTTTTCGCCCTGGCCCTGTTCTCCCACCCCAGCCTGGCCCTCTTCAGCTCTATGGTGGAAGGAGTAGAAGGCGGCCGGGCCTTCGGCCGGAGCTTCCTGGTGTGCGCGGCGGCCATGGCGGTGATGGTGCTCCCCTACGCCATCAAGTGCATGGAAGAAGCCCTGCGGGCGGTGCCCCCCGGCTACCGGGAGGCCGCCTACGCCCTGGGCCTCACCAAATGGCGCACCATCAGGAAAGTGGTGGTGCCGGCGGCCATGCCGGGGATAATCACCGGAGTGATCCTGGCCGTGGGCCGCATTGCCGGAGACACGGCCATCGTCTGGCTGTGCCTGGGCGGCAGCATGACCCTGACCGGGCCAGAGCCCTGGTGGCATCCCCAGAACTGGCTGGAGACCTTACGCAGCACCGGCAGCACCCTAACCAGTTAC
The DNA window shown above is from Clostridia bacterium and carries:
- the pstA gene encoding phosphate ABC transporter permease PstA, yielding MSKRDLMGTALAWVSGLGGLGICGLILGFLVVKGGPALSWDFVSQDPRPSLQEALSGGILTPIIGTALLTLLGVALAFPWSFGSAVYLAEYAREGRLLNLVRTGIEVLAGVPTVVFGLFALALFSHPSLALFSSMVEGVEGGRAFGRSFLVCAAAMAVMVLPYAIKCMEEALRAVPPGYREAAYALGLTKWRTIRKVVVPAAMPGIITGVILAVGRIAGDTAIVWLCLGGSMTLTGPEPWWHPQNWLETLRSTGSTLTSYIYYSSPAGEGNSPTKAFGAGLVLMAMVLVLNFIVDYLGRLARAREE